A genome region from Glycine max cultivar Williams 82 chromosome 5, Glycine_max_v4.0, whole genome shotgun sequence includes the following:
- the LOC100807919 gene encoding YTH domain-containing protein ECT4 isoform X1, which produces MATVANPADQATDLLQKLSLETQPKPLEIPEPTKKATGNQYGSVDSGNAANGQIQSYDRSVTPVLQDFIDPTMCYLPNGYPSTAYYYGGYDGTGNEWDEYSRYVNSEGVEMTSGVYGDNGSLLYHHGYGYAPYGPYSPAGSPVPTMGNDGQLYGPQHYQYPPYFQPLTPTSAPFTPTPAVLPQGEVSTSVAADQKPLPVDAANGNSNGVANGGNAKGNNAAASIKQANQNSSFSSKASNERVTMPGRGPTSGYQDPRFGFDGVRSPIPWLDAPLFSDGQPRPVSSTTITSSISGGNNTASRNPTFRPNSQFMGLHHPRPMPAMGATHSFINRMYPSKLYGQYGNTVRSGMGYGTHGYDSRTNGRAWLAVDSKYKTRGRSGGYFGYGNENADGLNELNRGPRAKGGKNQKGFAPTILAVKGQTLPATLGTDEEKDKTSTILECDQYNKADFPEEYTDAKFFVIKSYSEDDIHKSIKYNVWASTQNGNKKLDAAYQEAQQKPGGTPVFLFFSVNTSGQFVGLAEMIGPVDFNKSVEYWQQDKWNGCFPLKWHIVKDVPNNLLRHITLDNNENKPVTNSRDTQEVMLEPGLKLIKIFKEYTSKTCILDDFGFYEARQKTILEKKAKQQFPKQVWEGKPADEKIEINGEVNTQKSEVSSELLKESTLAEKDSDDHKVPENGSATKTGDAPKGAKPVVPESKIVANGVVSNGV; this is translated from the exons ATGGCCACCGTTGCTAATCCCGCGGATC AAGCAACTGATTTGCTACAGAAGCTATCGTTAGAAACTCAGCCCAAGCCCTTGGAGATTCCTGAGCCTACCAAAAAG GCCACTGGGAATCAGTATGGATCAGTTGATTCAGGAAATGCCGCGAATGGCCAGATCCAGTCGTATGATCGGTCTGTAACTCCCGTGTTGCAGGATTTTATTGATCCTACTATGTGTTACCTCCCAAATGGTTACCCATCTACTGCCTATTATTACGGTG GTTATGATGGAACTGGTAACGAGTGGGATGAGTATTCAAGATATGTGAATTCGGAAGGAGTTGAGATGACTTCA GGAGTTTATGGGGATAATGGGTCTCTACTTTATCACCATGGATATGGATATGCGCCTTATGGCCCCTATTCGCCAGCAGGGTCTCCAGTTCCAACCATGGGGAATGATGGTCAGTTGTATGGGCCTCAACACTATCAGTATCCTCCATATTTCCAACCGTTAACACCAACCAGTGCGCCATTCACACCTACTCCTGCTGTCCTACCTCAGGGTGAGGTTTCCACCTCTGTAGCTGCTGATCAAAAGCCTCTCCCTGTCGATGCAGCCAATGGAAATTCTAATGGTGTTGCGAATGGTGGGAATGCAAAAGGTAATAATGCTGCTGCTTCTATTAAACAGGCCAATCAGAATTCATCTTTTAGTTCCAAAGCATCGAATGAAAGGGTTACCATGCCAGGTCGGGGTCCAACTTCAGGTTATCAGGATCCAAGATTTGGTTTTGATGGAGTACGCTCACCTATCCCCTGGCTAGATGCCCCACTATTTTCAGATGGGCAGCCAAGGCCTGTAAGTAGCACAACCATCACTTCTTCGATATCAGGTGGCAACAACACTGCCTCAAGGAACCCAACTTTCCGCCCTAATTCTCAGTTTATG GGCTTGCACCACCCAAGACCAATGCCTGCCATGGGAGCCACCCATAGCTTCATAAATAGGATGTACCCAAGCAAACTATATGGTCAATATGGGAACACTGTCAGATCTGGAATGGGTTATGGTACACATGGGTATGATTCTCGCACTAATGGACGGGCTTGGTTAGCTGTTGACAGTAAATACAAAACTAGGGGAAGAAGTGGTGGCTACTTTGGCTATGGCAATGAGAACGCAGATGGTTTGAACGAACTGAACAGAGGGCCTAGGGCCAAGGGTGGCAAAAACCAAAAAGGTTTTGCACCAACTATTCTGGCAGTCAAAGGGCAGACTTTGCCTGCAACTTTAGGCACAGATGAAGAGAAAGACAAGACTAGTACCATTCTGGAATGTGATCAATATAACAAAGCTGATTTTCCAGAAGAATATACTGATGCCAAATTTTTTGTCATCAAGTCTTACAGCGAGGATGATATCCATAAGAGTATTAAGTATAATGTGTGGGCTAGTACACAAAATGGCAACAAGAAGCTTGATGCTGCATATCAGGAGGCACAGCAGAAACCTGGCGGCACCcctgtttttctctttttctca GTTAATACCAGTGGGCAATTTGTGGGGCTTGCTGAGATGATTGGTCCTGTTGATTTTAACAAGAGTGTTGAGTATTGGCAGCAAGACAAGTGGAATGGTTGCTTTCCTCTTAAGTGGCACATTGTTAAGGATGTTCCTAACAATTTGTTGAGGCACATTACCTTGGACAACAATGAGAACAAACCTGTCACTAACAGTAGGGATACACAAGAG GTTATGTTGGAGCCTGggctgaaattaattaaaattttcaaggaatataCCAGCAAGACATGCATTTTGGATGATTTTGGCTTCTATGAGGCTCGTCAGAAAACTATTTTGGAGAAGAAAGCAAAGCAACAATTCCCAAAGCAG GTATGGGAAGGGAAACCTGCTGATGAGAAGATTGAGATAAATGGGGAAGTTAATACTCAAAAATCTGAAGTTAGCTCGGAATTGCTCAAGGAGTCTACCCTTGCTGAGAAGGATAGTGATGACCACAAAGTTCCCGAGAATGGATCTGCTACAAAAACTGGAGATGCCCCAAAGGGTGCTAAACCAGTTGTTCCCGAGAGTAAGATTGTAGCCAATGGGGTTGTTTCTAATGGTGTCTAA
- the LOC100807919 gene encoding YTH domain-containing protein ECT4 isoform X2 has product MATVANPADQATDLLQKLSLETQPKPLEIPEPTKKATGNQYGSVDSGNAANGQIQSYDRSVTPVLQDFIDPTMCYLPNGYPSTAYYYGGYDGTGNEWDEYSRYVNSEGVEMTSGVYGDNGSLLYHHGYGYAPYGPYSPAGSPVPTMGNDGQLYGPQHYQYPPYFQPLTPTSAPFTPTPAVLPQGEVSTSVAADQKPLPVDAANGNSNGVANGGNAKGRGPTSGYQDPRFGFDGVRSPIPWLDAPLFSDGQPRPVSSTTITSSISGGNNTASRNPTFRPNSQFMGLHHPRPMPAMGATHSFINRMYPSKLYGQYGNTVRSGMGYGTHGYDSRTNGRAWLAVDSKYKTRGRSGGYFGYGNENADGLNELNRGPRAKGGKNQKGFAPTILAVKGQTLPATLGTDEEKDKTSTILECDQYNKADFPEEYTDAKFFVIKSYSEDDIHKSIKYNVWASTQNGNKKLDAAYQEAQQKPGGTPVFLFFSVNTSGQFVGLAEMIGPVDFNKSVEYWQQDKWNGCFPLKWHIVKDVPNNLLRHITLDNNENKPVTNSRDTQEVMLEPGLKLIKIFKEYTSKTCILDDFGFYEARQKTILEKKAKQQFPKQVWEGKPADEKIEINGEVNTQKSEVSSELLKESTLAEKDSDDHKVPENGSATKTGDAPKGAKPVVPESKIVANGVVSNGV; this is encoded by the exons ATGGCCACCGTTGCTAATCCCGCGGATC AAGCAACTGATTTGCTACAGAAGCTATCGTTAGAAACTCAGCCCAAGCCCTTGGAGATTCCTGAGCCTACCAAAAAG GCCACTGGGAATCAGTATGGATCAGTTGATTCAGGAAATGCCGCGAATGGCCAGATCCAGTCGTATGATCGGTCTGTAACTCCCGTGTTGCAGGATTTTATTGATCCTACTATGTGTTACCTCCCAAATGGTTACCCATCTACTGCCTATTATTACGGTG GTTATGATGGAACTGGTAACGAGTGGGATGAGTATTCAAGATATGTGAATTCGGAAGGAGTTGAGATGACTTCA GGAGTTTATGGGGATAATGGGTCTCTACTTTATCACCATGGATATGGATATGCGCCTTATGGCCCCTATTCGCCAGCAGGGTCTCCAGTTCCAACCATGGGGAATGATGGTCAGTTGTATGGGCCTCAACACTATCAGTATCCTCCATATTTCCAACCGTTAACACCAACCAGTGCGCCATTCACACCTACTCCTGCTGTCCTACCTCAGGGTGAGGTTTCCACCTCTGTAGCTGCTGATCAAAAGCCTCTCCCTGTCGATGCAGCCAATGGAAATTCTAATGGTGTTGCGAATGGTGGGAATGCAAAAG GTCGGGGTCCAACTTCAGGTTATCAGGATCCAAGATTTGGTTTTGATGGAGTACGCTCACCTATCCCCTGGCTAGATGCCCCACTATTTTCAGATGGGCAGCCAAGGCCTGTAAGTAGCACAACCATCACTTCTTCGATATCAGGTGGCAACAACACTGCCTCAAGGAACCCAACTTTCCGCCCTAATTCTCAGTTTATG GGCTTGCACCACCCAAGACCAATGCCTGCCATGGGAGCCACCCATAGCTTCATAAATAGGATGTACCCAAGCAAACTATATGGTCAATATGGGAACACTGTCAGATCTGGAATGGGTTATGGTACACATGGGTATGATTCTCGCACTAATGGACGGGCTTGGTTAGCTGTTGACAGTAAATACAAAACTAGGGGAAGAAGTGGTGGCTACTTTGGCTATGGCAATGAGAACGCAGATGGTTTGAACGAACTGAACAGAGGGCCTAGGGCCAAGGGTGGCAAAAACCAAAAAGGTTTTGCACCAACTATTCTGGCAGTCAAAGGGCAGACTTTGCCTGCAACTTTAGGCACAGATGAAGAGAAAGACAAGACTAGTACCATTCTGGAATGTGATCAATATAACAAAGCTGATTTTCCAGAAGAATATACTGATGCCAAATTTTTTGTCATCAAGTCTTACAGCGAGGATGATATCCATAAGAGTATTAAGTATAATGTGTGGGCTAGTACACAAAATGGCAACAAGAAGCTTGATGCTGCATATCAGGAGGCACAGCAGAAACCTGGCGGCACCcctgtttttctctttttctca GTTAATACCAGTGGGCAATTTGTGGGGCTTGCTGAGATGATTGGTCCTGTTGATTTTAACAAGAGTGTTGAGTATTGGCAGCAAGACAAGTGGAATGGTTGCTTTCCTCTTAAGTGGCACATTGTTAAGGATGTTCCTAACAATTTGTTGAGGCACATTACCTTGGACAACAATGAGAACAAACCTGTCACTAACAGTAGGGATACACAAGAG GTTATGTTGGAGCCTGggctgaaattaattaaaattttcaaggaatataCCAGCAAGACATGCATTTTGGATGATTTTGGCTTCTATGAGGCTCGTCAGAAAACTATTTTGGAGAAGAAAGCAAAGCAACAATTCCCAAAGCAG GTATGGGAAGGGAAACCTGCTGATGAGAAGATTGAGATAAATGGGGAAGTTAATACTCAAAAATCTGAAGTTAGCTCGGAATTGCTCAAGGAGTCTACCCTTGCTGAGAAGGATAGTGATGACCACAAAGTTCCCGAGAATGGATCTGCTACAAAAACTGGAGATGCCCCAAAGGGTGCTAAACCAGTTGTTCCCGAGAGTAAGATTGTAGCCAATGGGGTTGTTTCTAATGGTGTCTAA